From Limibacter armeniacum, one genomic window encodes:
- a CDS encoding LysE family translocator produces the protein MGIDNFATFIVTTVFFILTPGIDTLFVLNKAITQGKASGIYATLGINAGVMVHTLFAVFGLSIIVARSALVFTFVKYVGALYLLYLGVIKLYSYNGSPILDKGRQDNKRGKDNFIAGFVTNVLNPKVALFFLAFFPQFINPSQIKNPTPFIILGITYAIMGTIWFLILTMFAGMFSKKFRENPKAFMWLNKSSGVVFILMALKVAFTKN, from the coding sequence ATGGGTATAGATAACTTTGCAACCTTTATAGTCACTACGGTGTTTTTTATCCTGACACCAGGAATTGATACACTATTCGTATTAAATAAAGCCATCACTCAAGGTAAAGCATCTGGTATTTATGCAACATTAGGGATAAATGCAGGTGTGATGGTCCATACACTTTTTGCGGTATTTGGACTATCCATTATCGTTGCCAGATCTGCATTGGTATTTACTTTTGTGAAATATGTGGGAGCACTGTATTTGCTTTACTTGGGTGTGATAAAGCTATATTCATATAACGGTTCACCTATCCTTGATAAGGGGAGACAAGACAATAAAAGGGGGAAAGATAACTTCATCGCAGGTTTTGTCACTAACGTGTTAAACCCAAAAGTAGCCTTATTTTTTCTGGCGTTCTTTCCTCAATTCATCAATCCATCACAAATAAAAAATCCTACGCCATTTATAATTCTAGGAATTACCTATGCCATAATGGGTACCATTTGGTTTTTAATTCTAACGATGTTTGCAGGGATGTTTTCAAAAAAGTTTCGAGAAAACCCAAAGGCATTTATGTGGTTAAATAAATCATCAGGGGTAGTATTTATACTGATGGCGTTAAAAGTCGCATTTACAAAGAATTGA